In Lepus europaeus isolate LE1 chromosome 23, mLepTim1.pri, whole genome shotgun sequence, a single genomic region encodes these proteins:
- the ASPHD2 gene encoding aspartate beta-hydroxylase domain-containing protein 2, producing MSLEWLVAWSWSLDGLRDCIATGIQSVRDCDTTAVVTVACLLVLFVWYCYHVGREQPRPYVSVNSLMQGAEANGLQNGLVYCQSPECARCAHNEGLNQKLYHNLQEYAKRYSWSGMGRIHKGVREQGRYLSSRPSIQKPEVFFLPDLPTTPYFSRDAQKHDVELLERNFQTILCEFEALYKAFSNCSLPQGWRLNSTPSGEWLTFYLLNQGVCVARNCRKCPRTYRLLGSLRTCIGNNVFGNACISVLSPGTVITEHYGPTNIRIRCHLGLKTPNGCELVVGGEPQCWAEGRCLLFDDSFLHTAFHEGAVEDGPRVVFMVDLWHPNVAAAERQALDFIFAPGR from the exons aTGTCGCTGGAGTGGCTGGTGGCCTGGAGCTGGTCGCTGGATGGCCTAAGGGACTGCATCGCCACCGGCATCCAGTCCGTGCGGGACTGTGACACCACCGCGGTGGTCACCGTGGCCTGCCTGCTGGTGCTGTTCGTGTGGTACTGCTACCACgtgggcagggagcagccccGGCCCTACGTGTCGGTCAACTCCCTGATGCAGGGCGCCGAGGCCAACGGGCTGCAGAACGGCCTTGTGTACTGCCAGTCCCCGGAGTGCGCGCGCTGTGCCCACAACGAGGGCCTCAACCAGAAGCTGTACCACAACCTGCAGGAGTACGCCAAGCGGTATTCGTGGTCGGGCATGGGCCGCATCCACAAGGGCGTCCGCGAGCAGGGCCGCTACCTCAGCAGCCGGCCCTCCATCCAGAAGCCCGAGGTCTTCTTCCTGCCCGACCTGCCCACCACGCCCTACTTCTCCCGGGACGCGCAGAAGCACGACGTGGAGCTGCTGGAGCGCAACTTCCAGACCATCCTGTGCGAGTTCGAGGCCCTGTACAAGGCCTTCTCGAACTGCAGCCTCCCGCAGGGCTGGAGGCTGAACAGCACCCCCAGCGGGGAGTGGCTCACCTTTTACCTGCTCAACCAGGGGGTGTGCGTGGCCAGGAACTGCAGGAAGTGCCCACGGACGTACCGCTTGCTCGGCAGCCTTCGGACCTGTATTGGCAACAATGTCTTTGGGAACGCGTGCATCTCCGTGCTGAGCCCCGGCACCGTGATCACGGAGCACTACGGGCCCACCAACATCCGCATCCGTTGCCACCTAG GTCTGAAGACCCCCAACGGCTGTGAGCTGGTGGTGGGGGGCGAGCCGCAGTGCTGGGCGGAAGGGCGCTGTCTTCTCTTCGACGATTCCTTCCTGCACACCGCGTTCCACGAAG gtgcagtggaggacggcccccGGGTGGTGTTCATGGTGGACCTGTGGCATCCCAACGTGGCAGCGGCCGAGCGGCAGGCCCTGGACTTTATCTTCGCTCCGGGACGATGA